In the Topomyia yanbarensis strain Yona2022 chromosome 3, ASM3024719v1, whole genome shotgun sequence genome, one interval contains:
- the LOC131688476 gene encoding uncharacterized protein LOC131688476 isoform X1, which produces MLHFFSTRTAMSSTNTNASVELSRGLSLIHWGLMVLMISSVVQAADQRFCGKQLVAMLSLLCDEFPDLHYGVKKSMVDFDKLDYPADIDGWTTSYNQDQDTVNPNDLIIPSNHGATQDQQKNVPLWMTMVYPQSYGFRSANGRNDLIPPRFRKSPRGIVDECCLRPCGMKQLIKYCKTIA; this is translated from the exons ATGTTGCACTTTTTCAGTACCCGCACCGCCATGAGTTCCACTAATACCAACGCATCGGTCGAGCTTAGCAGAGGACTATCGCTAATCCACTGGGGTCTTATGGTGCTAATGATCAGTTCTGTGGTGCAGGCGGCAGACCAAAGATTTTGCGGGAAGCAGCTGGTTGCCATGTTATCCTTGTTATGTGACGAGTTTCCCGATCTACATTACGGCGTGAAGAAGTCGA TGGTGGATTTCGACAAGCTCGACTACCCCGCCGATATCGACGGATGGACGACCTCGTACAACCAGGATCAAGACACAGTGAATCCAAACGATCTTATCATTCCGTCGAATCACGGTGCGACTCAGGATCAGCAGAAAAATGTTCCACTTTGGATGACGATGGTCTATCCCCAGAGCTACGGATTCCGTTCTGCAAATGGCCGCAATGATCTGATTCCACCCCGATTCCGGAAGAGTCCGCGTGGTATTGTTGATGAGTGCTGCTTGCGGCCGTGCGGGATGAAACAACTGATCAAGTACTGCAAAACGATTGCCTAA
- the LOC131688476 gene encoding uncharacterized protein LOC131688476 isoform X2, with product MSSTNTNASVELSRGLSLIHWGLMVLMISSVVQAADQRFCGKQLVAMLSLLCDEFPDLHYGVKKSMVDFDKLDYPADIDGWTTSYNQDQDTVNPNDLIIPSNHGATQDQQKNVPLWMTMVYPQSYGFRSANGRNDLIPPRFRKSPRGIVDECCLRPCGMKQLIKYCKTIA from the exons ATGAGTTCCACTAATACCAACGCATCGGTCGAGCTTAGCAGAGGACTATCGCTAATCCACTGGGGTCTTATGGTGCTAATGATCAGTTCTGTGGTGCAGGCGGCAGACCAAAGATTTTGCGGGAAGCAGCTGGTTGCCATGTTATCCTTGTTATGTGACGAGTTTCCCGATCTACATTACGGCGTGAAGAAGTCGA TGGTGGATTTCGACAAGCTCGACTACCCCGCCGATATCGACGGATGGACGACCTCGTACAACCAGGATCAAGACACAGTGAATCCAAACGATCTTATCATTCCGTCGAATCACGGTGCGACTCAGGATCAGCAGAAAAATGTTCCACTTTGGATGACGATGGTCTATCCCCAGAGCTACGGATTCCGTTCTGCAAATGGCCGCAATGATCTGATTCCACCCCGATTCCGGAAGAGTCCGCGTGGTATTGTTGATGAGTGCTGCTTGCGGCCGTGCGGGATGAAACAACTGATCAAGTACTGCAAAACGATTGCCTAA
- the LOC131689748 gene encoding LIRP-like, which produces MRSVLVNPAGALLMVPVLATLLSLLVHQINATPVPAPSNNGDGDLLLHHITRSRYCGRKLTETLAMLCQGRYPMMSHHRSEYLSDQPHLPVEVEVATLPDSGAHGFPYSRSKGHRRVRRAGIYDECCKKSCSYNELRSYCE; this is translated from the exons ATGCGATCAGTTTTGGTTAACCCGGCCGGAGCCTTGCTGATGGTTCCAGTGCTAGCAACACTGCTGTCACTTCTCGTGCATCAAATTAATGCTACACCAGTGCCGGCCCCGTCCAACAATGGCGACGGTGATCTACTGCTTCACCACATCACACGGTCCCGGTACTGTGGCCGAAAGCTGACGGAAACGTTGGCGATGCTCTGCCAAGGTCGCTATCCAATGATGAGTCACCATCGATCAG AATACCTTTCGGATCAGCCCCATCTCCCGGTGGAAGTTGAGGTGGCCACCCTGCCGGACAGTGGTGCGCACGGATTTCCCTATTCACGGTCCAAGGGCCACCGACGGGTGCGCCGAGCAGGGATCTACGATGAATGCTGCAAAAAGAGTTGCTCGTACAACGAGCTGAGGAGTTACTGCGAGTGA